From Fulvivirga lutea:
TCCGTGCTTTCTTTTCTTTTGCCAATAATGAGCGCACAAGGAACCTGATATTCGCCAGCATTAAATTTCTTTGTATAAGAACCAGGAATAACCACAGATCGTTCAGGCACATACCCTCTTGTTTCTTTTGGAGTATCGCCAGTTACATCAATAATTTTAGAGGAAGCAGTGAGTGTAACATTGGCTCCTAATACGGCCTCTTTACCAATTCGAACTCCTTCCACAATGATACATCTCGATCCTATAAAAGCATTATCCTCAATAATAACCGGTGAAGCCTGAACAGGCTCTAAAACGCCACCAATACCAACACCTCCACTTAAATGAACATTCTTGCCTATTTGAGCACAACTACCAACGGTAGCCCAGGTATCTACCATCGTGCCTTCATCTACATAGGCACCAATATTTACGTACGATGGCATAAGAATTACACCTTTATTGACGAATGAGCCATATCTGGCAATGGCATGCGGAACAACCCTAACACCAAGTTTGGCATAATTGCTTTTCAATTTTATTTTATCATGAAATTCAAACGGACCAACCTCAATGGTTTCCATTTCACGTAGAGGGAAGTAAAGTATCACTGCTTTTTTAACCCATTCATTAACTTTCCACCCTAAAGTATCAGGCTCAGCTACACGAATAACGCCCTTATCCAGATCTTCTACAGTTGATTTAATCGCAATCTGTACTTCTTTATCTTTTAATAAGGAACGATCATCCCAGGCATTTTCAATTAACTCTTTTAATTCCATTTAACCCTATATTTACTATTATTACTTATGCAGCTGCCAAAACTCGTTATAGCTTCCATTCTAAAACCAGTAGACGATACGCGTATGTACGAGAAGTTTGGTGTTTCAATCAGCCAAACTGACAAATATGAAGTTAATATCATAGGGTTTTCATCAAAAAAAAGACCTGATAATAAGAATATTAAGTTTCATCCAATATTTGATTTCAACAGAATAAGCCTGGGCAGAATAGTTGCACCACTTCGTTACCTTATACAACTATTCAAAATACAACCTAAGATCATAATCATTACAACACATGAGCTCATATGGGCATCATTGGTTTATAAAGCATTTAAACCGTGTCGCATAATTTACGATTTGCGAGAAAATTATTATCTCAATATTAGGCACACCAATGCATTCCCACCTTTAATCAAAAACGTTATTGCCAGTTATGTACGATCAAAAGAAAAGGTGTCCGCAGGAAGTATCGATCATTTTATACTAGCAGAAAAATGCTACGCTCAAGAGCTACCATTTCTTAAAAACAAGTACACCGTTATTGAGAACAAAAGCACAAAATTTCGCATACGTGAACAAACTAAAAAGATGGTCAACGAAGGCGAAATCACTTTACTATTTTCAGGAACAATTGCTGAATCAACTGGTGTATTTGATGTCATTAATCTCGCTAAAAATCTGCATCAAATTGATAACAAAATCCGACTAAAAATTATAGGTAAGGCATCACAAAAATCTACACTTTATTCGATCCAAAATCTGATAAATAAACAGTCATTTATCACTCTCGTTGGAGGCGATAAATTAGTACCGCATAAAGAGATTTTGAATGCCATTTTAAGTAGTGATTTTGGAGTCATTTACTACCCACCGAATGTCGCTTATGACCGCTGCATTCCTACCAAACTTTATGAGTATTTGCACGCTAATCTTCCAATACTAACAGACCATAAACCTGTAATCAAAAGTATTACTGATGAGTACAACGCTGCCATTCATATAGACTTTTCTAACTATGATGCGCCAGACCTACTTAAGCAAATGTACCACACCCAATTTTATCAAAAATTGCCTAAATCCGAGGTATTATGGGATCATGAAGCTTCAAAATTAATTGAAATAATAAGTACTTAATCATCTATTTATCAATTAGTTATGATATTATATATTAACAAATACTGCAATATTGTTTTCTAGTAGAATTTGAACATTTAGAGCTTAATTTCACTAAAAATTGTACTGCTAAGTCAAATAGCAGAAGCTTTTAAGAGTAACGCAAACTTTTTCAATTTACAAAAACTGCCCTAATACTATTCTGGCATATTATTTAGTTAAATTTAATTAATAATGAAAATTATTTTTAGATATGCCTAAATATCATACTTTTGTAAATATTTAAAGATTATGCTGAGTTACGCTGAAGAAAATTATCTCAAAGCCATTTATCATATCTCGCAAGAAACTGGCGAATCGGTTTCTACTAATGCCATCGCTGACAGCCTGAATACGAAGGCTGCTTCCGTTACCGACATGATAAAAAAGCTATCAAAAAAAGGGGTTCTCTCCTATCAGAAATATCATGGTGTAACCGTTTCAGATAAGGGTAAAAAAGCTGCCCTGCAAGTCATAAGAAAGCACCGGCTTTGGGAGACATTTTTAGTCGAGAAATTGAAGTTCAATTGGGATGAAGTTCATGAAGTTGCCGAGCAGTTAGAACACATTAATTCTTCGCTTTTAATTAAGCGTTTAGATGAGTTTCTAGCCTACCCAAAATACGACCCACACGGAGATCCGATACCAGATGAAAATGGAGAGTTTAAGGCCAAGCCACAAGTAGGTTTAGCCGAACTAAATATGGGAGATGTCGGCATCATTGTTTCGGTAAAAGATTCCAATAATTCTTTCCTTCAATACCTAGATAAGATAGGCATTTATCTCGGAGCTAAAGTGAAGGTTCTTGACAAAGTGGAGTTTGATGGTTCCAGCGAAATTCAAATAGATAATAAAAAAATAGTGTTCATTTCTAAAGAGGTAGCTGACAATATATGGGTTACAGATTAATTATACTTTTCATCGTACTAATGGCGGCATGTAAGCCAACAGATAAGGAAGAAGGCAAACTGCAAATTGTGACTACTACAGGAATGATTGCCGATGCAGTAAAGAACATAGTTGGTGAAACAGCGGATGTAGAAGCTCTAATGGGCCCAGGTGTTGATCCTCATTTGTATAAGGCAACGCAAGGTGATTTACAAAGGCTCACTCGGGCAGATATCATTTTT
This genomic window contains:
- a CDS encoding glycosyltransferase family protein, which encodes MQLPKLVIASILKPVDDTRMYEKFGVSISQTDKYEVNIIGFSSKKRPDNKNIKFHPIFDFNRISLGRIVAPLRYLIQLFKIQPKIIIITTHELIWASLVYKAFKPCRIIYDLRENYYLNIRHTNAFPPLIKNVIASYVRSKEKVSAGSIDHFILAEKCYAQELPFLKNKYTVIENKSTKFRIREQTKKMVNEGEITLLFSGTIAESTGVFDVINLAKNLHQIDNKIRLKIIGKASQKSTLYSIQNLINKQSFITLVGGDKLVPHKEILNAILSSDFGVIYYPPNVAYDRCIPTKLYEYLHANLPILTDHKPVIKSITDEYNAAIHIDFSNYDAPDLLKQMYHTQFYQKLPKSEVLWDHEASKLIEIIST
- a CDS encoding metal-dependent transcriptional regulator, encoding MLSYAEENYLKAIYHISQETGESVSTNAIADSLNTKAASVTDMIKKLSKKGVLSYQKYHGVTVSDKGKKAALQVIRKHRLWETFLVEKLKFNWDEVHEVAEQLEHINSSLLIKRLDEFLAYPKYDPHGDPIPDENGEFKAKPQVGLAELNMGDVGIIVSVKDSNNSFLQYLDKIGIYLGAKVKVLDKVEFDGSSEIQIDNKKIVFISKEVADNIWVTD
- a CDS encoding 2,3,4,5-tetrahydropyridine-2,6-dicarboxylate N-succinyltransferase; its protein translation is MELKELIENAWDDRSLLKDKEVQIAIKSTVEDLDKGVIRVAEPDTLGWKVNEWVKKAVILYFPLREMETIEVGPFEFHDKIKLKSNYAKLGVRVVPHAIARYGSFVNKGVILMPSYVNIGAYVDEGTMVDTWATVGSCAQIGKNVHLSGGVGIGGVLEPVQASPVIIEDNAFIGSRCIIVEGVRIGKEAVLGANVTLTASSKIIDVTGDTPKETRGYVPERSVVIPGSYTKKFNAGEYQVPCALIIGKRKESTDKKTSLNNALRENDVAV